A DNA window from candidate division WOR-3 bacterium contains the following coding sequences:
- a CDS encoding ATP-binding cassette domain-containing protein: MIELQEVSKRLRGQVVLDKVNLKIPDAGVIAILGPSGAGKSVLLKIVAGIIPPDSGRVFYDGAELSYGRFADNRDKLGKVGFVFQGGALFDSLNVVENVALPLMERAGLARTEIEKRVGAVLEEVGMGANKWLRINELSGGMVRLVAIARALVTEPKYVLLDEPTSGLDPILRERVCAIIKRMVTGKERSVVIVTHDLESAKGLTDRLYILKGCRLFAPGDIKKEDYEPADS; this comes from the coding sequence ATGATTGAACTCCAAGAGGTTTCTAAGAGGTTGCGCGGTCAGGTGGTTCTTGATAAGGTCAACCTTAAGATACCTGATGCCGGTGTTATTGCCATTCTCGGTCCTTCAGGTGCGGGCAAGAGCGTGCTTTTGAAGATTGTTGCCGGAATTATCCCGCCTGATTCGGGCAGGGTTTTTTATGATGGTGCGGAGCTGAGTTATGGCAGGTTTGCAGACAACCGGGATAAACTTGGTAAAGTTGGGTTTGTCTTTCAGGGCGGTGCGCTATTTGACTCGCTGAATGTGGTGGAGAATGTGGCTTTGCCTTTAATGGAACGGGCCGGTCTTGCAAGAACAGAGATTGAGAAAAGGGTTGGAGCGGTCTTGGAGGAGGTGGGGATGGGCGCAAACAAATGGTTGCGGATAAATGAACTTTCTGGAGGGATGGTGCGGCTCGTGGCAATTGCCCGTGCCCTTGTCACCGAGCCCAAATATGTCCTCCTTGATGAGCCAACAAGCGGGCTCGACCCAATCCTGCGTGAGCGGGTTTGTGCTATTATTAAGAGAATGGTGACAGGAAAGGAGCGGTCAGTGGTGATTGTTACCCATGACCTGGAGAGCGCAAAGGGTTTGACAGACCGGCTTTATATCCTGAAGGGCTG
- a CDS encoding ABC transporter permease: MRLVSAVLDFLWFMVRSLSFPWDLRRTLPRLSDEIFHNGAAAVPIVLFASVFVGLTTAVQTSYQLLGMVPNYFIGMGVGRMLLIELGPVFAAFIVASRSAAAMAAEIGTMRISEQVDALKVMGIDPYRFLCLPRILATVISLPILVVLMEVVASLTALLVAASLGVSRETFLYGLLHFVQVRDFFGGIVKAVVFGLLIGTSGCYFGFGVEGGAREVGRATTNAVVLSAVLILVFDFVLAVLFFSR; encoded by the coding sequence ATGAGGCTGGTGAGCGCGGTATTGGATTTTCTTTGGTTTATGGTGCGCAGTCTCAGTTTTCCTTGGGATCTGCGCAGAACCCTGCCGAGGTTGAGTGATGAGATTTTCCATAATGGCGCGGCAGCGGTGCCGATAGTTCTTTTTGCCAGTGTGTTCGTTGGTTTGACAACCGCGGTCCAGACCAGTTATCAACTTTTGGGGATGGTGCCAAACTACTTTATCGGGATGGGTGTTGGCAGGATGCTTTTGATTGAACTGGGTCCGGTCTTTGCCGCATTTATTGTTGCCAGCCGTTCGGCAGCAGCGATGGCAGCCGAGATTGGGACGATGCGCATCTCCGAGCAGGTGGATGCGCTCAAGGTGATGGGGATTGACCCTTACCGGTTTTTATGCCTGCCGAGGATTCTTGCCACAGTTATCAGCCTGCCGATTCTGGTGGTCCTGATGGAGGTGGTTGCCAGTCTGACCGCGCTCTTAGTGGCAGCCTCTTTGGGCGTTTCCCGGGAGACTTTTCTTTACGGTCTTCTGCACTTTGTGCAGGTGCGTGATTTTTTTGGCGGGATTGTTAAGGCGGTTGTTTTTGGTCTTTTGATTGGCACGAGCGGCTGTTATTTCGGTTTTGGGGTTGAGGGCGGGGCGCGGGAGGTGGGTAGGGCAACAACCAATGCGGTGGTTCTTTCTGCGGTCTTGATATTGGTTTTTGACTTTGTTCTTGCCGTTTTGTTTTTCTCAAGATGA